A region of Procambarus clarkii isolate CNS0578487 chromosome 22, FALCON_Pclarkii_2.0, whole genome shotgun sequence DNA encodes the following proteins:
- the LOC123756547 gene encoding uncharacterized protein: MEDDYGSKVAAGGDYGSYGAADGGYGYEKIVDCNSALGLIGLLGLIELLRDIIGNVIKQSEKKEMRRRRRSAEGDAPGSSGSLLEYFSGGGAAHLLHTLPATLLPLLHNMVDVNDGLESPACLEHSVCQANQAFLARAPNNSTSDTTFGDTVGGLVSSLLTQVASRSLTSDQETYRRALRAGEVGRNGGDCRQAFMDCPELKPRHTPRPGVKVTTLLYDHLVQGSRLRPSSTTTSSWDLGYDPSLRPPRPGV; this comes from the exons ATGGAAGACG ACTACGGCAGCAAGGTGGCCGCTGGTGGGGACTACGGCAGCTACGGCGCCGCTGATGGCGGGTATGG ATACGAGAAAATAGTGGACTGCAACTCTGCTCTTGGACTGATTGGTCTACTGGGATTGATAGAACTTCTGAGG GATATTATTGGGAATGTGATAAAGCAATCTGAAAAAAAAGAGATGAGGAGGAGACGCAGGAGCGCTGAAGGTGATGCTCCAGGCAGCAGCGGCAGCTTACTGGAGTACTTCAGTGGTGGAGGAGCCGCCCACCTGCTGCACACGCTGCCcgccaccctcctgcccctcctG CACAatatggtggatgtgaacgacggGTTGGAGTCGCCGGCGTGTCTGGAGCACAGCGTGTGCCAGGCCAACCAGGCCTTCCTGGCCCGAGCCCCGAACAACAGCACAAGCGACACCACGTTTGGAGACACCGTCGGCGGCCTGGTGTCGTCCCTGCTCACCCAGGTGGCCTCCAGGTCCCTCACCAGTgaccaggagacctaccggagggCGCTGAGGGCCGGAGAGGTGGGGAGGAATGGCGGCGACTGCAGGCAGGCGTTCATGGACTGCCCCGAGCTGAAGCCTCGACACACGCCTCGTCCAGGGGTCAAGGTTACGACCCTCCTCTACGACCACCTCGTCCAGGGGTCTAGATTACGACCCTCCTCTACGACTACCTCGTCCTGGGATCTAGGTTACGACCCTTCTCTACGACCACCTCGTCCTGGGGTCTAG
- the LOC123756558 gene encoding uncharacterized protein isoform X1: MNTPRNGKHLSVYGSRLTTYRLPVPVKVTVAPQVNSTFMVTSAASSRSYGHSPHVDCNSALALLGFILFIDILRDIVDYVTAEKEAALARKKRWTDGRVLWENGSNWEDEPDILTFISEGGSEHLYDALPSILGPLVEEWQSRADAEGECLQRRVCHANWVLARHYGTAGRVIATLLTRMVEGASGGGRMAAVAGKAGRRLHSCESFPACPRPPTLSLNATERS, from the exons ATGAATACACCGAGAAATGGGAAACACCTTTCGGTGTATGGGAGCCGTTTAACAacttacaggcttcctgtccccgttaaGGTCacagtggcccctcaggtaaactCAA CGTTTATGGTGACCTCTGCGGCCTCGTCTCGCAGCTACGG ACACTCGCCCCACGTCGACTGTAACTCAGCGCTGGCCCTACTGGGGTTTATCCTCTTCATTGACATCCTCAGG GACATTGTGGACTACGTCACCGCAGAAAAAGAGGCCGCCCTCGCGAGGAAAAAAAGGTGGACGGACGGCCGTGTGCTGTGGGAAAATGGAAGCAATTGGGAGGATGAACCGGACATTCTAACCTTCATTAGCGAAGGAGGCAGCGAACATCTTTACGACGCCCTACCAAGTATTCTCGGCCCTCTGGTG GAGGAGTGGCAGTCAAGGGCGGACGCTGAGGGCGAGTGCCTCCAGCGGAGAGTGTGCCACGCTAACTGGGTGCTGGCTCGGCACTATGGCACTGCTGGCCGGGTTATAGCTACGCTACTGAC GAGGATGGTTGAAGGCGCCTCAGGAGGCGGGAGGATGGCAGCGGTGGCAGGGAAGGCGGGAAGACGCCTCCACAGTTGCGAGTCATTCCCCGCCTGTCCTCGGCCGCCGACCCTCTCTCTCAACGCCACCGAACGCTCTTGA
- the LOC123756558 gene encoding uncharacterized protein isoform X2 — protein MADAFMVTSAASSRSYGHSPHVDCNSALALLGFILFIDILRDIVDYVTAEKEAALARKKRWTDGRVLWENGSNWEDEPDILTFISEGGSEHLYDALPSILGPLVEEWQSRADAEGECLQRRVCHANWVLARHYGTAGRVIATLLTRMVEGASGGGRMAAVAGKAGRRLHSCESFPACPRPPTLSLNATERS, from the exons ATGGCTGACG CGTTTATGGTGACCTCTGCGGCCTCGTCTCGCAGCTACGG ACACTCGCCCCACGTCGACTGTAACTCAGCGCTGGCCCTACTGGGGTTTATCCTCTTCATTGACATCCTCAGG GACATTGTGGACTACGTCACCGCAGAAAAAGAGGCCGCCCTCGCGAGGAAAAAAAGGTGGACGGACGGCCGTGTGCTGTGGGAAAATGGAAGCAATTGGGAGGATGAACCGGACATTCTAACCTTCATTAGCGAAGGAGGCAGCGAACATCTTTACGACGCCCTACCAAGTATTCTCGGCCCTCTGGTG GAGGAGTGGCAGTCAAGGGCGGACGCTGAGGGCGAGTGCCTCCAGCGGAGAGTGTGCCACGCTAACTGGGTGCTGGCTCGGCACTATGGCACTGCTGGCCGGGTTATAGCTACGCTACTGAC GAGGATGGTTGAAGGCGCCTCAGGAGGCGGGAGGATGGCAGCGGTGGCAGGGAAGGCGGGAAGACGCCTCCACAGTTGCGAGTCATTCCCCGCCTGTCCTCGGCCGCCGACCCTCTCTCTCAACGCCACCGAACGCTCTTGA
- the LOC123756558 gene encoding uncharacterized protein isoform X3: MVTSAASSRSYGHSPHVDCNSALALLGFILFIDILRDIVDYVTAEKEAALARKKRWTDGRVLWENGSNWEDEPDILTFISEGGSEHLYDALPSILGPLVEEWQSRADAEGECLQRRVCHANWVLARHYGTAGRVIATLLTRMVEGASGGGRMAAVAGKAGRRLHSCESFPACPRPPTLSLNATERS, from the exons ATGGTGACCTCTGCGGCCTCGTCTCGCAGCTACGG ACACTCGCCCCACGTCGACTGTAACTCAGCGCTGGCCCTACTGGGGTTTATCCTCTTCATTGACATCCTCAGG GACATTGTGGACTACGTCACCGCAGAAAAAGAGGCCGCCCTCGCGAGGAAAAAAAGGTGGACGGACGGCCGTGTGCTGTGGGAAAATGGAAGCAATTGGGAGGATGAACCGGACATTCTAACCTTCATTAGCGAAGGAGGCAGCGAACATCTTTACGACGCCCTACCAAGTATTCTCGGCCCTCTGGTG GAGGAGTGGCAGTCAAGGGCGGACGCTGAGGGCGAGTGCCTCCAGCGGAGAGTGTGCCACGCTAACTGGGTGCTGGCTCGGCACTATGGCACTGCTGGCCGGGTTATAGCTACGCTACTGAC GAGGATGGTTGAAGGCGCCTCAGGAGGCGGGAGGATGGCAGCGGTGGCAGGGAAGGCGGGAAGACGCCTCCACAGTTGCGAGTCATTCCCCGCCTGTCCTCGGCCGCCGACCCTCTCTCTCAACGCCACCGAACGCTCTTGA